AATTTTCTGGAGGCCACGTCGATCGCCGCATCTAGTACAGCCAGTGCGCCATCGCACACTAGCACTCCGGTGTCGCAGAACCCAAATTCGTCGAATTTTATGAACATGGAGCACAGCGAAGCGCTCCAACATTTGGAAAAAGCGCTCAGCGCTTGCGAAGCGACTCTAACCGAGACCCAGGGAATGGTAAAGATGGAACCGGACGAGCAATTTACTCAGCAACAGGATGTAAAACCGTACTCGATCAGTATGGTACCGAGCAGTAATTGTAATCCTAGTAGCCCGTTTCCTGCAATCGAAGGTGAGAAACGAAACGAATATCCATCGCGTCGTAGTTCGAAAGAACAAAGATATCTAAACGCGAACGCGCAGAGGATCGGGGGTAGGCGCGTGCACCGTTTAATCGTCGTCTGCTTCACTCGTAGGTTACCAGAGACGACAAAGACGTTCGGAGGAAGAACTGAAACAAGCTTCGGACATGGTGGCACGTGGTATGACGTTTCAAGTTGCTTcggaaaaatataaaattccgATAAGTACGATTCGATTCTACATGGTTCGAAAAGGTATATTGCAAAGGCGAAAACGCGGTCGTGGTTCAAGCAATCTTGGCATGAACAGTCAGCCAGGAAGCCCGGCAAGTCCGCCGTATCATATGATGAATTATCGTTTGCCAGAGAGCCTAAACTCCAGCCTACCGTAGTGCTATAAGAGAAGTAGCGAGTTTTTAGACTTGAGTTGAAtc
This genomic stretch from Megalopta genalis isolate 19385.01 chromosome 5, iyMegGena1_principal, whole genome shotgun sequence harbors:
- the LOC117227475 gene encoding uncharacterized protein LOC117227475; the protein is MESGSILNTPGNYPGGDRQQFCVSWNSHQSNMHSAFPKLLSSEQFVDVTLACDGGSIKCHKVVLSACSDYLERLLLEIPCTHPIIFLRDMRMWELQALVEFMYRGEVYVEQQQLAKLMQAAEVLQIRGLSTQGNDNTLSETIPQQCDSNTPSAAPSTTTQQDGINFKTEETHSDDGTSNANFLEATSIAASSTASAPSHTSTPVSQNPNSSNFMNMEHSEALQHLEKALSACEATLTETQGMVKMEPDEQFTQQQDVKPYSISMVPSSNCNPSSPFPAIEGYQRRQRRSEEELKQASDMVARGMTFQVASEKYKIPISTIRFYMVRKGILQRRKRGRGSSNLGMNSQPGSPASPPYHMMNYRLPESLNSSLP